From Xylanibacter oryzae DSM 17970, a single genomic window includes:
- a CDS encoding enoyl-ACP reductase FabI, with amino-acid sequence MSYNLLKGKKGIIFGALNEQSIAWKTAEHAAAEGAEFVLTNTPASMRFGTIDALAEKYNTIVIPADATNIEDLENLISKTMEHFGGKIDFVLHSIGMSPNVRKENAYNDINYNLYHQTLDISAISFHKILQACYKMDAINEWGSVVALSYIAAERTFCNYNDMADAKSMLESIARSFGYIYGQEKHVRINTISQSPTKTTAGSGITGFNNLVDYAEMMSPLGNASADDCADYIITLFSDLTRKVTMQNLFHDGGFSNMGMSIKGMEAISKGLSEKK; translated from the coding sequence ATGAGTTACAATTTACTAAAAGGAAAAAAAGGAATAATATTCGGCGCATTGAATGAGCAATCTATTGCTTGGAAAACAGCTGAACATGCTGCTGCTGAAGGAGCAGAATTTGTACTTACCAATACTCCTGCAAGTATGAGATTTGGTACTATTGATGCTCTTGCAGAGAAATATAATACGATTGTAATACCCGCAGATGCTACTAATATTGAGGATCTCGAAAACTTGATATCAAAGACAATGGAGCATTTCGGCGGTAAAATAGACTTCGTATTGCACTCTATAGGTATGTCTCCTAACGTAAGAAAAGAGAATGCTTATAATGATATCAACTATAACTTGTATCATCAGACTCTGGATATTTCGGCTATATCGTTCCATAAAATATTGCAGGCTTGCTACAAAATGGATGCTATCAACGAATGGGGCTCTGTTGTAGCGCTGAGCTATATAGCAGCTGAACGTACCTTCTGCAACTATAATGACATGGCTGACGCTAAGTCTATGCTTGAGTCTATAGCCAGAAGCTTCGGTTATATTTACGGACAGGAAAAGCATGTACGTATCAACACTATATCACAGTCGCCAACCAAGACAACAGCAGGAAGCGGAATTACCGGATTTAATAATCTTGTAGATTATGCTGAAATGATGTCCCCGTTAGGAAATGCTTCTGCTGACGATTGTGCTGACTATATCATAACTCTCTTCAGCGACCTTACTCGTAAGGTTACTATGCAGAATCTTTTCCACGATGGTGGATTCTCTAATATGGGAATGAGCATCAAGGGTATGGAAGCTATCTCTAAAGGGCTGTCTGAAAAGAAATAA